One Oxobacter pfennigii DNA segment encodes these proteins:
- a CDS encoding ribonuclease J — MGKKEKLKIIPLGGLGEIGKNMTVIEYKNDIIVIDCGLMFPEEEMLGIDIVIPDITYLLKNKDKFHAIVLTHGHEDHIGALPYILKQINVPVYGTRLTLGLVENKLKEHGLLKDVDLKCIKAKDVIRNGEMSVEFIKTSHSIADSVALAIHTPAGTVVHTGDFKVDFTPIDGDVIDLARFAELGKEGVLLMMADSTNVERPGYTMSERTVGQTFQNIFKQAKGRIIVATFASNIHRVQQIINEADDYGKKVAISGRSMVNVVDVAYELGYLNIPEGVLIDIDDIDKYSNSEIVIITTGSQGEAMSALVRMSTSEHKKVNIIPGDMVVISASPIPGNEKLVSRVINQLFKKGADVIYEDLADVHVSGHACQEELKLIHTLVKPEFFLPVHGEFRHLKQHGQLAQKLGMNEENIFLMENGAVLELSHKNAKITGSVTAGQVLVDGLGVGDVGNIVLRDRKHLSQDGILTVVVTISKETGGVIAGPDIISRGFVYVRESEDLMEQAKEIVKEALVKCEERQVTDWATIKNNIKDSLRSYLYEKTKRKPMILPIIMEI, encoded by the coding sequence TTGGGAAAAAAAGAAAAACTGAAGATAATACCTTTAGGAGGACTAGGAGAAATCGGTAAGAATATGACTGTAATAGAATATAAAAATGATATTATAGTCATAGATTGCGGTCTGATGTTCCCTGAAGAAGAAATGCTCGGAATTGATATTGTTATCCCGGATATAACATATTTGTTGAAGAACAAGGATAAATTCCATGCAATTGTGCTTACCCACGGCCACGAGGATCACATAGGAGCGCTTCCATATATTTTAAAGCAGATAAACGTTCCTGTATACGGAACCAGACTGACCTTAGGTTTGGTAGAGAATAAACTGAAGGAACACGGGCTTTTAAAAGATGTGGATCTTAAGTGTATAAAGGCCAAGGATGTAATTAGGAACGGTGAAATGAGCGTGGAATTTATTAAGACCAGCCATAGTATCGCAGACTCCGTAGCTCTTGCGATACACACACCAGCCGGGACCGTAGTTCATACCGGAGATTTTAAAGTAGACTTTACTCCTATAGACGGCGATGTAATAGATCTTGCACGGTTCGCCGAGTTAGGAAAAGAAGGGGTGCTACTTATGATGGCAGACAGCACCAACGTTGAAAGGCCGGGGTATACTATGTCTGAAAGGACTGTAGGACAGACATTTCAGAACATTTTCAAGCAAGCCAAAGGAAGAATCATTGTGGCTACATTTGCGTCCAATATACACAGGGTACAGCAAATAATCAATGAGGCTGATGACTACGGTAAAAAAGTGGCTATATCAGGAAGAAGCATGGTTAATGTGGTGGATGTGGCTTATGAGCTTGGCTACTTAAACATTCCCGAGGGAGTGCTTATCGATATTGATGATATCGATAAATATTCAAACAGCGAGATAGTCATAATAACTACCGGCAGTCAGGGTGAAGCCATGTCTGCTTTAGTCAGAATGTCCACTTCAGAGCATAAAAAGGTAAATATAATTCCCGGGGATATGGTTGTTATTTCTGCTTCTCCTATCCCGGGAAACGAAAAACTTGTATCCAGGGTTATCAATCAATTGTTTAAAAAAGGTGCAGATGTTATATACGAAGATCTGGCAGATGTTCATGTTTCCGGTCATGCCTGCCAGGAAGAGTTAAAATTAATTCACACATTGGTAAAACCAGAATTTTTTCTTCCGGTACACGGGGAGTTCAGACATCTTAAACAGCACGGTCAACTTGCTCAAAAACTGGGCATGAATGAAGAAAATATTTTCCTTATGGAAAACGGTGCAGTACTTGAATTAAGCCATAAAAACGCAAAGATTACCGGCAGTGTTACTGCAGGGCAGGTGCTGGTTGACGGTCTGGGAGTAGGAGACGTGGGAAATATTGTTTTAAGAGACAGAAAACACCTATCTCAGGACGGAATATTGACTGTGGTAGTCACTATTTCAAAGGAAACTGGAGGCGTTATTGCAGGCCCTGATATAATTTCAAGAGGCTTTGTATACGTAAGAGAATCTGAAGACCTTATGGAGCAAGCAAAGGAAATTGTAAAAGAAGCCTTAGTAAAATGCGAAGAAAGACAGGTGACGGATTGGGCTACAATCAAAAATAACATAAAGGATTCATTAAGAAGCTATCTTTATGAAAAAACCAAGAGAAAGCCTATGATATTGCCTATAATAATGGAGATATAA
- the mltG gene encoding endolytic transglycosylase MltG codes for MPKGSKKSAGKAKVGIIVFLIIIALISASAYAAVNYYNKSIYEPAGASDAPMLEVTIESGSTSQDIIKTLFNEGLIKDKNSLNIFIRLNKLSGKLMAGKYQLSKSMNAAAIVDKIAKGDVIRDTVKVTIPEGYEIKDIASVFEKAGLVDKETFMNAAQTVNFDYDFLKDIPERDIKLEGYLFPDTYEFSKNVTAEQIINRMLSRFDEIYDEDMRKKTEELNLTIDKVVNMASIVEREAKVAEERPIVAAVFYNRIKINQKLESCATVQYALGERKENLLYKDLEIDSPYNTYKHSGLPVGPIANPGKASLIAALNPEDVDYLYFVVKDQNAGTHAFSKTYSEFLRNKDNYYKNVNQ; via the coding sequence ATGCCTAAAGGAAGTAAAAAATCCGCCGGAAAAGCAAAGGTAGGTATCATAGTATTTCTCATTATAATTGCTTTGATCTCAGCTTCAGCTTATGCAGCTGTTAATTATTATAATAAATCCATATATGAACCCGCAGGTGCTTCAGATGCTCCGATGCTGGAGGTTACCATAGAAAGCGGTTCAACATCCCAAGATATAATAAAAACTTTATTTAATGAAGGACTCATAAAAGATAAAAACTCCCTTAATATATTTATAAGGCTCAATAAATTATCTGGAAAGCTTATGGCAGGCAAGTATCAGTTAAGCAAGAGCATGAACGCTGCTGCAATAGTAGACAAGATTGCAAAGGGTGATGTAATAAGAGATACGGTAAAGGTAACCATACCTGAAGGATATGAAATTAAGGATATTGCATCAGTATTTGAAAAGGCAGGCCTTGTTGATAAGGAAACCTTTATGAATGCGGCTCAAACGGTGAATTTCGATTATGACTTTTTAAAGGACATCCCTGAAAGAGATATAAAGCTGGAAGGCTATTTATTTCCCGACACTTACGAATTTTCCAAAAATGTAACAGCCGAACAGATTATAAACAGGATGCTTTCAAGGTTTGATGAGATATACGATGAGGATATGAGAAAAAAGACTGAGGAATTAAACCTTACAATAGATAAAGTAGTGAATATGGCTTCCATTGTTGAAAGAGAAGCAAAGGTTGCAGAAGAGCGGCCCATAGTTGCGGCAGTATTTTATAATAGGATAAAAATCAATCAAAAACTGGAGTCCTGTGCTACTGTTCAGTATGCCCTGGGAGAAAGAAAAGAAAATCTTTTATATAAAGACCTGGAAATTGATTCTCCCTATAACACATACAAGCACAGCGGACTTCCCGTAGGCCCCATTGCCAATCCGGGGAAAGCTTCATTAATAGCAGCTTTAAATCCGGAAGATGTTGATTATTTGTATTTTGTAGTAAAGGACCAAAATGCCGGAACTCATGCTTTTTCAAAAACTTACTCGGAATTTTTAAGAAATAAAGATAATTATTACAAGAATGTAAATCAATAA
- the typA gene encoding translational GTPase TypA, producing the protein MFVREDIRNIAIIAHVDHGKTTLVDGMLRQSGIFRTNENIVERVMDSNDLERERGITILSKNTAVNYNGVKINIVDTPGHADFGGEVERVLKMVDSVLLVVDAFEGPMPQTKFVLKKALELNLKPIVVVNKIDRQDQRAHEVIDEVFELFMELGADDEQLDFPIVYVSAREGIAKLNLEDEALDLKPLFDTIIKKVAPPYGEVDGPFQMLVTSIDSNEYVGRIAIGKIVRGRVKEGMQAALISKDGNISNVKISNLYVFSGLKRTNVDEAYLGDIIAVSGIEDINIGETLSDAQNPEALPFVDIDEPTISMTFSVNNSPFAGREGQYVTSRHLRDRLFKELETNVSMRLEETDSPDSYKVSGRGELHLSILIETMRREGYEFQVSKPMVIYKTINGKTYEPFEILTIDVPEEYMGVVMEKLGMRKAEMINMTAAVNGYVRLEFKIPSRGLIGFRNEFLTDTKGNGIMNHIFSSYEEYKGEIQQRLRGSLIAFETGESVTYGLYNAQGRGILFIGPGVPVYEGMIIGENARMDDMEVNVCKKKHVSNMRASGSDETLKLTPPRIMSLEQALEFIASDELVEVTPKSIRLRKRILDGSQRAKEAKRKMSNE; encoded by the coding sequence ATGTTTGTAAGAGAAGATATAAGAAACATTGCAATAATAGCCCATGTTGACCATGGAAAGACTACTCTGGTGGACGGAATGTTAAGGCAAAGCGGTATTTTCAGGACCAATGAAAATATAGTTGAAAGGGTTATGGATTCAAATGATTTGGAAAGAGAGCGCGGCATCACCATTTTATCTAAAAATACCGCCGTTAATTATAACGGAGTGAAGATAAATATAGTAGATACTCCCGGCCATGCTGACTTTGGGGGAGAGGTAGAGAGGGTACTTAAAATGGTAGACAGCGTACTTTTAGTCGTTGATGCCTTTGAAGGCCCAATGCCTCAGACTAAATTCGTCTTAAAAAAAGCCCTGGAATTGAATTTAAAGCCCATAGTTGTAGTAAATAAAATTGACAGACAGGACCAAAGGGCTCATGAAGTAATAGATGAAGTCTTCGAGCTCTTTATGGAGTTGGGTGCTGACGACGAACAGCTGGATTTTCCCATTGTATATGTATCCGCCAGGGAAGGTATAGCAAAATTAAATCTTGAGGATGAGGCTTTGGATCTTAAGCCTTTGTTTGATACCATAATAAAAAAGGTTGCGCCTCCATATGGCGAGGTTGACGGACCCTTTCAGATGCTTGTTACATCAATTGACTCAAATGAATATGTAGGCAGGATAGCCATAGGAAAAATTGTCAGAGGAAGGGTAAAAGAAGGAATGCAGGCTGCCCTAATCAGTAAGGATGGCAATATATCCAACGTTAAAATAAGCAACCTTTATGTTTTTTCAGGACTTAAAAGGACGAATGTGGATGAAGCTTACCTTGGTGATATCATCGCAGTATCGGGAATTGAAGATATTAACATAGGCGAGACTTTATCAGATGCTCAAAATCCTGAAGCGCTGCCTTTTGTGGATATTGATGAGCCTACCATCTCCATGACCTTCAGCGTAAACAACAGCCCCTTTGCAGGGCGTGAAGGGCAGTATGTAACTTCGAGGCATTTAAGAGACAGGCTTTTTAAAGAGCTGGAGACCAACGTCAGTATGAGGCTGGAAGAGACTGATTCTCCCGATTCCTATAAAGTATCGGGAAGAGGTGAGCTTCATCTATCCATATTAATAGAAACCATGAGAAGGGAAGGCTATGAATTCCAGGTATCAAAACCTATGGTTATATATAAGACCATAAATGGGAAAACCTATGAACCCTTTGAAATTTTAACCATTGATGTTCCTGAGGAATATATGGGTGTTGTCATGGAGAAATTGGGCATGAGAAAAGCCGAGATGATTAACATGACTGCAGCTGTTAACGGTTATGTAAGGCTGGAATTTAAAATCCCTTCCCGGGGACTTATAGGCTTTAGAAATGAATTTTTAACGGATACCAAGGGAAACGGTATAATGAATCATATATTTTCAAGCTATGAAGAATATAAAGGTGAAATACAGCAAAGGTTAAGAGGCTCCCTCATCGCTTTTGAAACAGGAGAAAGCGTGACTTATGGTCTTTATAATGCCCAGGGAAGAGGCATTTTGTTTATAGGTCCCGGAGTGCCTGTTTATGAAGGAATGATAATAGGAGAAAACGCCAGAATGGACGACATGGAGGTTAATGTATGCAAGAAAAAGCATGTTTCAAATATGAGGGCTTCAGGCTCTGATGAAACATTAAAGCTTACTCCTCCGAGGATAATGTCCTTAGAACAGGCTCTTGAATTTATAGCTTCAGATGAGCTTGTTGAGGTTACCCCAAAAAGCATAAGACTGAGAAAAAGAATATTGGACGGAAGCCAGAGAGCAAAGGAAGCAAAAAGAAAAATGTCCAATGAATAA
- a CDS encoding DUF1292 domain-containing protein, with product MENEAENIITLLDDEGNEVECEVIDMFEFEEKEYIVLLPADEEDPYILRVDKDEDGSEIFAVIEDDEEFEKVADAYDELLEEDEN from the coding sequence ATGGAAAACGAAGCCGAAAACATCATAACTCTTCTCGATGATGAAGGAAATGAAGTAGAGTGTGAAGTTATAGACATGTTTGAATTTGAAGAAAAAGAATATATAGTACTGCTTCCGGCAGACGAAGAGGATCCATATATACTTAGAGTTGATAAAGACGAGGATGGCAGCGAAATTTTTGCTGTTATTGAAGATGATGAGGAATTCGAGAAAGTAGCTGATGCTTACGACGAACTTCTTGAAGAAGATGAGAATTAG
- a CDS encoding IreB family regulatory phosphoprotein: protein MSDKYNQTMRFDVEKDEENKAREILLSVYNSLKQKGYNPINQMVGYILSGDPTYITSYNNARNEIRKVERDELLEELLKEYLKDK from the coding sequence ATGTCAGATAAATATAATCAGACCATGAGATTTGATGTTGAAAAGGACGAGGAAAATAAAGCCAGGGAAATTCTTTTAAGCGTTTATAATTCTTTGAAGCAAAAAGGCTATAATCCAATTAACCAAATGGTAGGATATATATTATCCGGGGATCCTACATACATAACAAGCTATAATAACGCCAGAAATGAAATAAGAAAAGTCGAACGGGATGAGCTTTTAGAAGAATTGCTGAAGGAATACCTGAAGGATAAGTAG
- a CDS encoding AI-2E family transporter encodes MKLHIAKVTIYKTLTIIILIFLLGFIIIFSRYIYDILYIFILSFFIAYLLNPLICYFEHRGMKRSAAIIIIYIALVAIFVFICLYALPELFKDLGKLSQVAPEYYDEFNSFISEIQNIYLKAGLPEGIKNVIDNSIKKYQFYFTMYLENATSSIITVASNIFKYSLVPILMYYFLKDFNSIAEKSRLLVPRKYRQSTVRIFESVDNILGSYVRSQMILSLLIAIMTSIALFFLKVEFFLIIGILNGVTNIIPYFGPIIGTVPAVLFAFLDTPIKALYTLIAMIIIQQLEADIIAPKIMGNSVGLHPVTVILMLLIGGKFFGVAGLILAVPAAAALKTIYKDIMKNMF; translated from the coding sequence ATGAAATTACATATTGCAAAAGTCACAATCTATAAAACCCTGACCATCATAATTCTGATTTTCCTTTTAGGGTTTATCATTATATTTTCGAGATATATATATGATATTTTATATATTTTTATATTGAGCTTTTTTATAGCCTATTTATTAAACCCCCTCATATGTTATTTTGAACATAGGGGAATGAAAAGATCCGCAGCTATTATCATAATATATATAGCACTAGTTGCAATTTTTGTTTTCATATGCCTCTATGCTCTTCCGGAATTATTCAAAGATTTAGGCAAGCTAAGCCAGGTGGCGCCGGAATACTATGACGAATTTAATAGCTTCATAAGTGAAATACAAAACATATACTTAAAAGCCGGGCTTCCGGAGGGAATAAAAAATGTAATTGACAACAGCATAAAAAAATATCAGTTTTATTTTACCATGTACCTTGAAAACGCAACTTCATCCATAATCACCGTTGCATCTAACATATTCAAGTACTCCCTTGTACCTATTTTGATGTATTATTTTTTAAAGGACTTCAATTCCATAGCAGAAAAATCCAGACTTTTAGTGCCCCGTAAATACCGTCAGAGTACAGTACGTATATTTGAAAGCGTTGACAATATATTAGGAAGCTATGTAAGAAGCCAGATGATATTATCTTTACTGATAGCAATTATGACATCAATAGCACTGTTTTTTTTAAAAGTAGAATTTTTCCTTATCATAGGAATTCTAAACGGAGTTACAAACATTATTCCTTACTTTGGGCCTATTATCGGCACCGTCCCGGCTGTATTGTTTGCATTTTTGGATACTCCCATAAAAGCCCTTTATACCTTGATTGCAATGATTATAATACAACAGCTTGAAGCAGACATAATAGCACCAAAGATTATGGGCAATTCCGTGGGACTTCATCCTGTTACGGTAATTTTAATGCTTTTAATAGGCGGCAAGTTCTTCGGAGTTGCCGGTCTGATTTTGGCAGTACCTGCCGCTGCTGCATTAAAAACCATATACAAGGATATAATGAAGAATATGTTCTAA
- the alaS gene encoding alanine--tRNA ligase, with the protein MEKMGLNEIREKYLRFFESKEHLILPSFSLIPKNDKSLLLISAGMAPLKPYFTGQEVPPKERITTCQKCIRTGDIERVGKTARHATFFEMLGNFSFGDYFKEGAISWAWEFVTEVLKLPQDRLWVTIYLDDDEAFEIWNKKVGVPAEKIVRMGKEDNFWEIGVGPCGPCSEIYFDRGEDKGCGKPDCAIGCDCDRFVEFWNLVFTQFDKDEEGNYSLLEKPNIDTGMGLERIATIMQGVDTIFDVDTMKNIRDQVCKVAKVQYGKDASTDSSVRLITDHIRSVTFMVSDGILPSNEGRGYVLRRLLRRAARHGKLLGVDNTFLWDLCDVVIDNSKHAYIELGEKKDYIKKVIKLEEERFDQTIDQGMIILNDYIQELKKNSKAVMTGDKAFKLYDTYGFPIELTLEILEEQGISIDIDGFNSEMTVQKERARAAREETNYMGADMDIFTTLPAEMVTTFNGYHDTVSKGRILALIKDNETVDNAHAGDEVTVILDNTALYPEMGGQIGDTGFIEGSNFRLMVTGSKKTSNNKIIHTGRVLEGTLSVDDEATAIVDSLRRGDIARNHTATHLLHAALKQVLGNHVEQSGSLVTDERLRFDFTHFEALSKDELKKIEDMVNEKILESLDVVTTETAIEEARRMGATALFGEKYGAVVRVVKAGNFSMELCGGTHVFNTSAIGLFKILSEGGVAAGIRRIEAVTGKGVLRYIAELDETLHSTAALLKGTVKDVPRRVENLLSELKDKDKEISDMKSKMSLGALDEIISSAKEIKGIKIVADRMDTDIESLRNLGDKLRDKLGKSLIVLASNKDGKINILAMASKDAVNAGVHCGNIVREVAKMTGGSGGGKPDIAQAGGKDPEKINKALESVYSLVSDVLK; encoded by the coding sequence ATGGAAAAAATGGGTTTGAATGAAATACGTGAAAAATATCTAAGGTTTTTCGAATCTAAAGAACATCTTATTCTTCCAAGCTTTTCACTGATACCTAAAAATGATAAAAGCCTTCTATTGATTAGCGCAGGTATGGCACCCTTAAAACCTTATTTTACAGGACAGGAGGTTCCGCCTAAAGAAAGGATAACCACCTGTCAAAAGTGCATACGTACGGGTGATATAGAGAGAGTTGGAAAGACAGCCCGTCATGCAACTTTTTTTGAAATGCTGGGTAATTTCTCCTTTGGAGATTATTTTAAGGAAGGAGCCATTTCCTGGGCATGGGAGTTTGTTACAGAGGTTTTAAAGCTTCCCCAAGATAGGCTTTGGGTAACTATATATCTTGATGATGATGAAGCCTTTGAAATTTGGAATAAAAAAGTGGGAGTTCCCGCAGAAAAAATAGTCAGAATGGGCAAGGAAGACAACTTCTGGGAAATTGGAGTAGGCCCCTGTGGACCCTGTTCTGAAATATATTTTGACCGGGGGGAAGATAAGGGCTGCGGCAAACCCGATTGTGCCATAGGCTGTGACTGTGACAGGTTTGTAGAGTTCTGGAATCTGGTTTTCACCCAATTTGACAAGGATGAAGAAGGAAATTACAGCCTTCTTGAAAAGCCTAACATAGATACGGGAATGGGCTTGGAGAGAATTGCCACAATAATGCAGGGTGTGGACACAATTTTTGACGTGGACACCATGAAAAACATAAGGGATCAAGTGTGCAAGGTGGCAAAAGTCCAGTACGGAAAAGATGCCAGCACAGACTCTTCGGTGCGTCTTATTACCGACCATATCAGGAGCGTTACATTTATGGTAAGCGACGGAATCCTGCCCTCCAACGAAGGCAGAGGATATGTGTTAAGAAGGCTCTTAAGAAGGGCTGCAAGGCACGGAAAGCTTCTTGGAGTTGATAATACATTCCTTTGGGATCTTTGTGATGTGGTTATTGACAATTCCAAGCATGCCTATATTGAGCTGGGTGAGAAAAAGGATTACATTAAAAAAGTAATCAAGCTGGAAGAAGAAAGATTTGACCAGACCATTGACCAGGGAATGATAATTTTAAATGATTACATTCAAGAACTTAAGAAAAACAGCAAGGCTGTAATGACCGGAGATAAAGCCTTTAAATTATATGACACTTATGGTTTTCCCATTGAGCTCACACTTGAAATACTTGAAGAGCAGGGCATAAGCATTGATATTGACGGATTTAACAGCGAAATGACTGTCCAGAAAGAAAGGGCACGGGCAGCCAGGGAAGAGACAAATTACATGGGTGCCGATATGGACATATTCACCACTCTTCCTGCAGAAATGGTAACTACATTCAACGGATATCACGATACCGTTTCAAAGGGAAGAATTTTAGCCCTCATCAAAGATAACGAAACCGTTGACAATGCACATGCCGGAGATGAGGTTACGGTTATTCTCGACAATACAGCATTATATCCCGAGATGGGCGGACAAATAGGAGACACAGGCTTCATTGAAGGAAGCAATTTCAGATTAATGGTTACAGGCAGTAAGAAGACCTCAAACAATAAGATAATCCATACAGGCAGGGTTCTTGAAGGAACTCTTTCAGTTGATGATGAGGCAACAGCCATAGTTGACAGCCTAAGGCGAGGAGATATTGCACGTAATCATACTGCAACTCACCTTTTACACGCAGCTTTAAAACAGGTGCTGGGAAACCACGTTGAGCAGTCGGGTTCTTTAGTCACCGATGAGCGGCTGAGGTTTGACTTTACCCACTTTGAAGCCTTATCAAAGGATGAATTAAAGAAAATAGAAGACATGGTAAACGAAAAAATATTGGAAAGCTTGGATGTTGTGACTACCGAAACTGCTATAGAGGAAGCAAGAAGGATGGGAGCTACGGCATTATTTGGTGAAAAATACGGTGCAGTTGTGAGAGTTGTAAAAGCCGGTAATTTCAGTATGGAGCTATGCGGAGGCACCCATGTTTTCAACACCTCAGCCATAGGCTTGTTTAAAATATTGTCCGAGGGCGGTGTGGCCGCAGGAATCAGAAGAATTGAAGCTGTTACAGGAAAAGGTGTGCTTAGATATATTGCAGAACTTGACGAGACTCTTCATAGCACGGCAGCGCTTTTAAAAGGCACTGTAAAAGATGTTCCAAGAAGAGTAGAAAATCTGTTGTCCGAATTAAAAGATAAGGATAAAGAGATTTCTGACATGAAATCCAAGATGTCTTTAGGTGCATTAGATGAAATCATAAGCAGTGCGAAGGAAATCAAGGGCATTAAAATAGTAGCAGACAGGATGGATACCGACATAGAAAGTTTAAGGAATTTAGGAGATAAGCTAAGGGATAAGCTTGGCAAATCCTTAATTGTACTTGCAAGCAATAAAGATGGCAAAATAAACATTCTGGCTATGGCCAGCAAGGATGCAGTAAATGCTGGCGTACATTGCGGCAATATAGTGAGGGAAGTTGCAAAAATGACAGGCGGAAGCGGCGGCGGAAAGCCGGATATTGCTCAAGCCGGCGGCAAGGATCCTGAAAAGATTAATAAAGCATTAGAATCAGTATACTCTTTAGTTTCGGATGTATTAAAGTAA
- a CDS encoding aldo/keto reductase, which yields MEYKRLGSTNLEVSRLCFGTLTIGPMQAKKSIEDGANIIVKAIEQGINFFDTAKLYNTYGYLRRAMEIMGKNDIIISSRSYDYTYDGMKESINEALTELNLPYIDIFGLHEQESIYTLRGHSDALKCLIDAKNSGLIKAISLSTHNVSGVKAACDCPQIDIIHPILNYKGIGIVDGGVKDMLNAIKTAKSKGKGIYSMKPIAGGNLIGHVKECFDFVLNNEDIDSTAVGMQSVNEVTANVLMFERKEVPDYIANDLRETKRRLLIDSWCEGCGACAKRCSSKALCIKDGKSQVNMELCRLCGYCSTVCPQFCIKII from the coding sequence ATGGAATATAAAAGACTGGGCTCAACAAACCTTGAAGTTTCAAGGTTGTGCTTTGGTACTTTGACCATTGGACCCATGCAGGCTAAAAAATCCATCGAGGATGGCGCAAATATAATTGTAAAGGCTATAGAGCAGGGAATAAATTTTTTTGACACGGCAAAATTATACAATACCTATGGTTATTTAAGAAGGGCAATGGAGATAATGGGAAAAAATGATATAATCATTTCTTCCCGGTCTTATGATTATACCTATGATGGCATGAAGGAGAGCATAAATGAAGCTTTAACCGAACTTAATTTACCTTACATAGATATTTTCGGCCTTCATGAGCAGGAGAGCATATATACACTGCGCGGCCACAGCGATGCCCTTAAATGCTTAATCGATGCTAAAAACAGCGGTTTAATAAAAGCCATAAGCCTGTCAACCCATAATGTAAGCGGTGTGAAAGCCGCCTGTGATTGTCCCCAAATAGACATAATACACCCAATACTTAATTATAAGGGTATTGGTATAGTGGACGGCGGAGTAAAAGATATGCTTAATGCAATAAAAACTGCAAAATCAAAAGGCAAAGGTATATACAGCATGAAGCCCATCGCCGGAGGAAACTTAATAGGACATGTAAAGGAATGCTTCGATTTTGTACTCAATAATGAGGATATAGATTCCACAGCTGTCGGCATGCAATCGGTAAATGAGGTAACTGCAAACGTTTTAATGTTTGAAAGGAAAGAAGTTCCTGATTATATTGCAAATGATTTAAGGGAAACAAAGCGGCGTTTATTGATAGATTCCTGGTGCGAAGGCTGCGGGGCCTGTGCAAAGCGCTGTTCTTCAAAAGCGCTTTGCATTAAAGACGGCAAATCCCAAGTTAACATGGAATTATGCCGCCTCTGCGGATACTGTTCAACGGTCTGCCCCCAGTTTTGCATAAAAATTATTTAG
- the ruvX gene encoding Holliday junction resolvase RuvX — protein sequence MRIMGLDIGDKRIGVAISDPLGWTAQGIKTIIRESHNNKDVDEIKKLIIDYQVDKIVIGLPKNMNNTLGPQSEKVMEYGKILEEVTGKEIVYIDERMTTMSAHRTLIEADVSRKKRKGVVDKIAAVYILQLYLDSGGK from the coding sequence ATGAGGATAATGGGATTGGATATAGGAGATAAAAGAATAGGAGTGGCCATAAGCGACCCCTTAGGCTGGACAGCCCAGGGGATAAAGACAATAATAAGAGAAAGCCACAATAATAAAGATGTCGATGAAATAAAAAAACTAATAATAGATTATCAAGTGGATAAAATAGTAATAGGGCTACCTAAAAATATGAATAATACATTAGGACCCCAAAGCGAGAAAGTAATGGAATACGGCAAAATATTGGAAGAAGTGACAGGCAAGGAGATAGTTTATATTGACGAGAGGATGACTACCATGTCTGCTCATAGAACTCTAATTGAAGCGGATGTCTCCAGGAAGAAAAGGAAGGGAGTTGTTGACAAAATTGCAGCTGTTTACATATTGCAGTTATATTTAGACAGCGGTGGAAAATAA
- a CDS encoding Fur family transcriptional regulator yields the protein MNSPKNSDIDAFKQHLKDRGYKLTPQRRAVLDKIIENEGKHLTTEEIYDLVKSDCPEIGLATVYRTLQLLEEMNLIFKLNLNDGINRYELVHDEEDHYHHHLICVKCGKVIEVEGDLLEALEKEVEKQYKFNITNHLLKFFGTCVECDKEL from the coding sequence ATGAATTCACCCAAAAATTCGGATATAGATGCTTTTAAACAGCACTTGAAGGACAGAGGATATAAGCTTACACCCCAAAGGAGAGCTGTACTGGATAAAATCATTGAAAACGAAGGCAAACATTTAACAACAGAAGAAATTTATGACCTTGTAAAAAGCGATTGTCCTGAAATCGGTCTTGCCACTGTTTATCGGACATTACAGCTTTTGGAGGAAATGAATCTAATATTTAAACTTAATCTGAATGACGGCATCAACAGATATGAGCTTGTTCACGATGAGGAAGATCACTATCATCATCATCTAATATGCGTAAAATGCGGCAAGGTCATCGAAGTGGAGGGCGACCTTCTTGAGGCACTTGAAAAAGAAGTTGAAAAACAGTACAAATTCAATATCACAAATCATCTGCTTAAATTTTTCGGTACCTGCGTTGAATGTGATAAAGAGCTGTAA